One part of the Rutidosis leptorrhynchoides isolate AG116_Rl617_1_P2 chromosome 1, CSIRO_AGI_Rlap_v1, whole genome shotgun sequence genome encodes these proteins:
- the LOC139885900 gene encoding molybdenum cofactor sulfurase isoform X2 → MMNTAKEEFLKEFGESYGYPNAPNNIDHIRATEFKRLDGNVYLDHAGATLYSETQMEAIFKDLTTSVYGNPHSQSSSSLATSDIVEDARLQVLKLCNACPKEYKCIFTSGATAALKLVGETFPWSSQSTYMYTVENHNSVLGIREYALDNGAAAIAVDIVEAAESDKCVSAKSSIRVSQHPVQKRNGARVWEEEANGQIYNLFAFPSECNFSGVKFNLDLIDIIKEDSERVLEGSQHSRGNWMILLDAAKGCSTDPPNLSKHKADFVAISFYKLFGYPTGLGALIVRNEAAKLLKKTYFSGGTVAASIADIDFVKRREGIEESFEDGTLSFLNIGSIRHGFDILNNLTTFSISRHTSSLARYTRNRLLALRHTDGEEICEIYGLDYLKVSYSSGLGPVVTFNLKRPDGSWVGHREVEKLASLSGIQLRTGCFCNPGACSKYLGLSHSDLLSNIEAGHVCWDDYDILHGKPTGAVRVSFGYMSTFEDAWKFTNFIVSSFVALPSNTSQLYPLKSSSIQSAMEAGHERIRKHRLTSIVVYPIKSCGGFRVDSWPLSSTGLLYDREWLLKSLNGEILTQKKVAEMYFISTKIDLKTGMLHVESPRCKEKLLIELKSNLFSVVEEINVHAQRYEVLGYDNEIDNWFSNAIGRPCYLLRSSSRSCIRLNRSKHTGICRDVNTRLNFVNEAQLLLISEESVSNLNHRLKSSKEEGSIGSPMEVNSMRFRPNLVISGGDPYVEDSWSSLKIGSNHFTSLGGCNRCRMINMNFEAGELQKSNEPLATLAAYRRHKGKILFGILLRYERGDNSTVEEISSWLKVGQEVYPKVD, encoded by the exons ATGATGAATACGGCTAAAGAAGAATTTTTGAAAGAATTCGGTGAATCTTATGGCTATCCGAACGCACCAAACAACATTGATCATATCCGAGCTACTGAATTTAAAAGACTTGACG GAAATGTTTATTTGGATCATGCTGGTGCAACTTTATATTCTGAAACACAGATGGAAGCAATATTTAAAGATCTTACTACTTCTGTATATGGCAATCCAC ATAGTCAAAGCAGTTCTAGCTTGGCCACCTCAGACATCGTAGAAGATGCTCGTCTTCAG GTTCTCAAACTCTGTAATGCATGCCCCAAAGAGTATAAATGTATATTTACGTCCGGGGCAACAGCCGCTCTTAAACTAGTTGGCGAGACGTTTCCTTGGAGCAGTCAGAGCACTTATATGTACACAGTAGAGAATCACAACAGTGTGCTTGGAATTCGAGA ATATGCTCTTGATAACGGAGCTGCAGCAATAGCTGTAGACATTGTGGAAGCTGCAGAGTCGGATAAGTGTGTAAGCGCTAAATCGTCGATTAGGGTTTCACAACATCCTGTACAAAAGAGAAATGGAGCTAGAGTATGGGAAGAAGAGGCTAATG GACAAATATACAATTTATTTGCATTTCCCTCGGAGTGCAATTTTTCAGGAGTGAAGTTCAACCTTGATCTGATAGACATAATTAAGGAAGATTCAGAAAGAGTATTGGAAGGCTCTCAACATAGCAG GGGAAATTGGATGATTTTACTTGATGCTGCTAAAGGATGTTCCACGGACCCTCCAAATTTATCAAAGCATAAGGCAGACTTTGTTGCTATCTCGTTTTACAAG CTTTTTGGCTATCCAACTGGACTTGGAGCTTTGATAGTTCGAAATG AAGCTGCAAAGTTACTAAAGAAGACCTACTTTAGTGGAGGCACAGTAGCTGCATCAATTGCTGACATCGACTTTGTGAAAAGAAGAGAAGGTATTGAGGAATCATTTGAAGACGGAACATTATCGTTCTTGAATATAGGATCTATTCGCCATGGATTCGATATACTTAATAATTTGACCACTTTTTCCATATCACG acACACATCATCACTTGCAAGATATACGCGAAATAGGCTTTTGGCTTTAAGGCATACGGATGGGGAGGAGATTTGCGAAATATACGGCCTCGATTATTTAAAG GTATCTTATAGTAGTGGACTTGGTCCTGTAGTTACTTTCAACTTGAAAAGGCCCGACGGTTCTTGGGTTGGTCATCGTGAAGTGGAAAAGTTGGCTTCTTTATCTGGAATTCAGTTGAGG ACAGGATGCTTTTGCAATCCTGGAGCATGTTCCAAGTATCTTGGCTTATCTCATTCGGATCTACTATCCAACATTGAG GCTGGGCATGTTTGCTGGGATGACTATGATATATTACATGGAAAACCGACTGGAGCTGTTAGAGTATCTTTTGGTTATATGTCAACATTTGAAGATGCTTgg AAATTCACCAACTTCATCGTGAGTTCGTTTGTAGCATTACCGTCCAATACTAGTCAGCTATATCCGTTAAAATCGAGCTCTATCCAGTCTGCCATGGAAG CAGGTCACGAGAGGATAAGAAAACATCGTCTTACGTCAATCGTTGTGTACCCGATTAAGTCATGTGGAGGATTCAGAGTGGACAGTTGGCCTCTAAGCAGTACTG GATTGCTATATGATCGAGAGTGGCTTCTGAAAAGCTTGAATGGTGAAATACTTACACAGAAAAAG GTAGCTGAAATGTACTTCATTAGCACGAAGATTGACCTTAAAACCGGAATGCTTCATGTTGAATCTCCTCGGTGCAAAGAGAAGCTGCTTATCGAACTTAAATCGAATCTTTTTTCTGTGGTTGAAGAAATCAACGTACATGCCCAAAG ATATGAAGTTTTGGGGTATGATAATGAGATCGACAATTGGTTCAGCAACGCAATTGGCCGACCTTGTTATTTATTACGATCTAGTTCCAGAAGTTGTATACGCTTGAACAGGAGCAAACACACGGGCATATGCAGAGACGTGAATACCAGATTAAACTTTGTTAATGAAGCTCAACTTTTATTGATATCTGAGGAAAGCGTATCTAACCTCAACCATAGATTAAAGTCAA GTAAAGAAGAAGGATCCATTGGATCACCTATGGAAGTGAATTCAATGAGATTTCGGCCCAATCTTGTTATATCTGGTGGTGACCCATATGTTGAAGATAGTTGGAGTAGTCTTAAGATTGGAAGCAATCACTTCACG TCATTGGGCGGTTGCAATCGTTGCCGGATGATAAATATGAATTTTGAAGCTGGCGAGTTACAGAAATCAAATGAGCCTCTAGCTACTTTAGCTGCATACAGGAGACACAAG GGGAAAATTCTCTTTGGAATTTTACTGAGGTATGAGCGCGGCGACAATTCTACCGTGGAAGAAATATCTTCATGGTTAAAAGTTGGACAGGAAGTTTATCCTAAAGTAGATTGA
- the LOC139885900 gene encoding molybdenum cofactor sulfurase isoform X3, with protein sequence MMNTAKEEFLKEFGESYGYPNAPNNIDHIRATEFKRLDGNVYLDHAGATLYSETQMEAIFKDLTTSVYGNPHSQSSSSLATSDIVEDARLQVLKLCNACPKEYKCIFTSGATAALKLVGETFPWSSQSTYMYTVENHNSVLGIREYALDNGAAAIAVDIVEAAESDKCVSAKSSIRVSQHPVQKRNGARVWEEEANGQIYNLFAFPSECNFSGVKFNLDLIDIIKEDSERVLEGSQHSRGNWMILLDAAKGCSTDPPNLSKHKADFVAISFYKLFGYPTGLGALIVRNEAAKLLKKTYFSGGTVAASIADIDFVKRREGIEESFEDGTLSFLNIGSIRHGFDILNNLTTFSISRHTSSLARYTRNRLLALRHTDGEEICEIYGLDYLKVSYSSGLGPVVTFNLKRPDGSWVGHREVEKLASLSGIQLRTGCFCNPGACSKYLGLSHSDLLSNIEAGHVCWDDYDILHGKPTGAVRVSFGYMSTFEDAWKFTNFIVSSFVALPSNTSQLYPLKSSSIQSAMEGHERIRKHRLTSIVVYPIKSCGGFRVDSWPLSSTGLLYDREWLLKSLNGEILTQKKVAEMYFISTKIDLKTGMLHVESPRCKEKLLIELKSNLFSVVEEINVHAQRYEVLGYDNEIDNWFSNAIGRPCYLLRSSSRSCIRLNRSKHTGICRDVNTRLNFVNEAQLLLISEESVSNLNHRLKSSKEEGSIGSPMEVNSMRFRPNLVISGGDPYVEDSWSSLKIGSNHFTSLGGCNRCRMINMNFEAGELQKSNEPLATLAAYRRHKGKILFGILLRYERGDNSTVEEISSWLKVGQEVYPKVD encoded by the exons ATGATGAATACGGCTAAAGAAGAATTTTTGAAAGAATTCGGTGAATCTTATGGCTATCCGAACGCACCAAACAACATTGATCATATCCGAGCTACTGAATTTAAAAGACTTGACG GAAATGTTTATTTGGATCATGCTGGTGCAACTTTATATTCTGAAACACAGATGGAAGCAATATTTAAAGATCTTACTACTTCTGTATATGGCAATCCAC ATAGTCAAAGCAGTTCTAGCTTGGCCACCTCAGACATCGTAGAAGATGCTCGTCTTCAG GTTCTCAAACTCTGTAATGCATGCCCCAAAGAGTATAAATGTATATTTACGTCCGGGGCAACAGCCGCTCTTAAACTAGTTGGCGAGACGTTTCCTTGGAGCAGTCAGAGCACTTATATGTACACAGTAGAGAATCACAACAGTGTGCTTGGAATTCGAGA ATATGCTCTTGATAACGGAGCTGCAGCAATAGCTGTAGACATTGTGGAAGCTGCAGAGTCGGATAAGTGTGTAAGCGCTAAATCGTCGATTAGGGTTTCACAACATCCTGTACAAAAGAGAAATGGAGCTAGAGTATGGGAAGAAGAGGCTAATG GACAAATATACAATTTATTTGCATTTCCCTCGGAGTGCAATTTTTCAGGAGTGAAGTTCAACCTTGATCTGATAGACATAATTAAGGAAGATTCAGAAAGAGTATTGGAAGGCTCTCAACATAGCAG GGGAAATTGGATGATTTTACTTGATGCTGCTAAAGGATGTTCCACGGACCCTCCAAATTTATCAAAGCATAAGGCAGACTTTGTTGCTATCTCGTTTTACAAG CTTTTTGGCTATCCAACTGGACTTGGAGCTTTGATAGTTCGAAATG AAGCTGCAAAGTTACTAAAGAAGACCTACTTTAGTGGAGGCACAGTAGCTGCATCAATTGCTGACATCGACTTTGTGAAAAGAAGAGAAGGTATTGAGGAATCATTTGAAGACGGAACATTATCGTTCTTGAATATAGGATCTATTCGCCATGGATTCGATATACTTAATAATTTGACCACTTTTTCCATATCACG acACACATCATCACTTGCAAGATATACGCGAAATAGGCTTTTGGCTTTAAGGCATACGGATGGGGAGGAGATTTGCGAAATATACGGCCTCGATTATTTAAAG GTATCTTATAGTAGTGGACTTGGTCCTGTAGTTACTTTCAACTTGAAAAGGCCCGACGGTTCTTGGGTTGGTCATCGTGAAGTGGAAAAGTTGGCTTCTTTATCTGGAATTCAGTTGAGG ACAGGATGCTTTTGCAATCCTGGAGCATGTTCCAAGTATCTTGGCTTATCTCATTCGGATCTACTATCCAACATTGAG GCTGGGCATGTTTGCTGGGATGACTATGATATATTACATGGAAAACCGACTGGAGCTGTTAGAGTATCTTTTGGTTATATGTCAACATTTGAAGATGCTTgg AAATTCACCAACTTCATCGTGAGTTCGTTTGTAGCATTACCGTCCAATACTAGTCAGCTATATCCGTTAAAATCGAGCTCTATCCAGTCTGCCATGGAAG GTCACGAGAGGATAAGAAAACATCGTCTTACGTCAATCGTTGTGTACCCGATTAAGTCATGTGGAGGATTCAGAGTGGACAGTTGGCCTCTAAGCAGTACTG GATTGCTATATGATCGAGAGTGGCTTCTGAAAAGCTTGAATGGTGAAATACTTACACAGAAAAAG GTAGCTGAAATGTACTTCATTAGCACGAAGATTGACCTTAAAACCGGAATGCTTCATGTTGAATCTCCTCGGTGCAAAGAGAAGCTGCTTATCGAACTTAAATCGAATCTTTTTTCTGTGGTTGAAGAAATCAACGTACATGCCCAAAG ATATGAAGTTTTGGGGTATGATAATGAGATCGACAATTGGTTCAGCAACGCAATTGGCCGACCTTGTTATTTATTACGATCTAGTTCCAGAAGTTGTATACGCTTGAACAGGAGCAAACACACGGGCATATGCAGAGACGTGAATACCAGATTAAACTTTGTTAATGAAGCTCAACTTTTATTGATATCTGAGGAAAGCGTATCTAACCTCAACCATAGATTAAAGTCAA GTAAAGAAGAAGGATCCATTGGATCACCTATGGAAGTGAATTCAATGAGATTTCGGCCCAATCTTGTTATATCTGGTGGTGACCCATATGTTGAAGATAGTTGGAGTAGTCTTAAGATTGGAAGCAATCACTTCACG TCATTGGGCGGTTGCAATCGTTGCCGGATGATAAATATGAATTTTGAAGCTGGCGAGTTACAGAAATCAAATGAGCCTCTAGCTACTTTAGCTGCATACAGGAGACACAAG GGGAAAATTCTCTTTGGAATTTTACTGAGGTATGAGCGCGGCGACAATTCTACCGTGGAAGAAATATCTTCATGGTTAAAAGTTGGACAGGAAGTTTATCCTAAAGTAGATTGA
- the LOC139885900 gene encoding molybdenum cofactor sulfurase isoform X1 yields the protein MMNTAKEEFLKEFGESYGYPNAPNNIDHIRATEFKRLDGNVYLDHAGATLYSETQMEAIFKDLTTSVYGNPHSQSSSSLATSDIVEDARLQVLKLCNACPKEYKCIFTSGATAALKLVGETFPWSSQSTYMYTVENHNSVLGIREYALDNGAAAIAVDIVEAAESDKCVSAKSSIRVSQHPVQKRNGARVWEEEANGQIYNLFAFPSECNFSGVKFNLDLIDIIKEDSERVLEGSQHSRGNWMILLDAAKGCSTDPPNLSKHKADFVAISFYKLFGYPTGLGALIVRNEAAKLLKKTYFSGGTVAASIADIDFVKRREGIEESFEDGTLSFLNIGSIRHGFDILNNLTTFSISRHTSSLARYTRNRLLALRHTDGEEICEIYGLDYLKVSYSSGLGPVVTFNLKRPDGSWVGHREVEKLASLSGIQLRTGCFCNPGACSKYLGLSHSDLLSNIEAGHVCWDDYDILHGKPTGAVRVSFGYMSTFEDAWKFTNFIVSSFVALPSNTSQLYPLKSSSIQSAMEEAGHERIRKHRLTSIVVYPIKSCGGFRVDSWPLSSTGLLYDREWLLKSLNGEILTQKKVAEMYFISTKIDLKTGMLHVESPRCKEKLLIELKSNLFSVVEEINVHAQRYEVLGYDNEIDNWFSNAIGRPCYLLRSSSRSCIRLNRSKHTGICRDVNTRLNFVNEAQLLLISEESVSNLNHRLKSSKEEGSIGSPMEVNSMRFRPNLVISGGDPYVEDSWSSLKIGSNHFTSLGGCNRCRMINMNFEAGELQKSNEPLATLAAYRRHKGKILFGILLRYERGDNSTVEEISSWLKVGQEVYPKVD from the exons ATGATGAATACGGCTAAAGAAGAATTTTTGAAAGAATTCGGTGAATCTTATGGCTATCCGAACGCACCAAACAACATTGATCATATCCGAGCTACTGAATTTAAAAGACTTGACG GAAATGTTTATTTGGATCATGCTGGTGCAACTTTATATTCTGAAACACAGATGGAAGCAATATTTAAAGATCTTACTACTTCTGTATATGGCAATCCAC ATAGTCAAAGCAGTTCTAGCTTGGCCACCTCAGACATCGTAGAAGATGCTCGTCTTCAG GTTCTCAAACTCTGTAATGCATGCCCCAAAGAGTATAAATGTATATTTACGTCCGGGGCAACAGCCGCTCTTAAACTAGTTGGCGAGACGTTTCCTTGGAGCAGTCAGAGCACTTATATGTACACAGTAGAGAATCACAACAGTGTGCTTGGAATTCGAGA ATATGCTCTTGATAACGGAGCTGCAGCAATAGCTGTAGACATTGTGGAAGCTGCAGAGTCGGATAAGTGTGTAAGCGCTAAATCGTCGATTAGGGTTTCACAACATCCTGTACAAAAGAGAAATGGAGCTAGAGTATGGGAAGAAGAGGCTAATG GACAAATATACAATTTATTTGCATTTCCCTCGGAGTGCAATTTTTCAGGAGTGAAGTTCAACCTTGATCTGATAGACATAATTAAGGAAGATTCAGAAAGAGTATTGGAAGGCTCTCAACATAGCAG GGGAAATTGGATGATTTTACTTGATGCTGCTAAAGGATGTTCCACGGACCCTCCAAATTTATCAAAGCATAAGGCAGACTTTGTTGCTATCTCGTTTTACAAG CTTTTTGGCTATCCAACTGGACTTGGAGCTTTGATAGTTCGAAATG AAGCTGCAAAGTTACTAAAGAAGACCTACTTTAGTGGAGGCACAGTAGCTGCATCAATTGCTGACATCGACTTTGTGAAAAGAAGAGAAGGTATTGAGGAATCATTTGAAGACGGAACATTATCGTTCTTGAATATAGGATCTATTCGCCATGGATTCGATATACTTAATAATTTGACCACTTTTTCCATATCACG acACACATCATCACTTGCAAGATATACGCGAAATAGGCTTTTGGCTTTAAGGCATACGGATGGGGAGGAGATTTGCGAAATATACGGCCTCGATTATTTAAAG GTATCTTATAGTAGTGGACTTGGTCCTGTAGTTACTTTCAACTTGAAAAGGCCCGACGGTTCTTGGGTTGGTCATCGTGAAGTGGAAAAGTTGGCTTCTTTATCTGGAATTCAGTTGAGG ACAGGATGCTTTTGCAATCCTGGAGCATGTTCCAAGTATCTTGGCTTATCTCATTCGGATCTACTATCCAACATTGAG GCTGGGCATGTTTGCTGGGATGACTATGATATATTACATGGAAAACCGACTGGAGCTGTTAGAGTATCTTTTGGTTATATGTCAACATTTGAAGATGCTTgg AAATTCACCAACTTCATCGTGAGTTCGTTTGTAGCATTACCGTCCAATACTAGTCAGCTATATCCGTTAAAATCGAGCTCTATCCAGTCTGCCATGGAAG AAGCAGGTCACGAGAGGATAAGAAAACATCGTCTTACGTCAATCGTTGTGTACCCGATTAAGTCATGTGGAGGATTCAGAGTGGACAGTTGGCCTCTAAGCAGTACTG GATTGCTATATGATCGAGAGTGGCTTCTGAAAAGCTTGAATGGTGAAATACTTACACAGAAAAAG GTAGCTGAAATGTACTTCATTAGCACGAAGATTGACCTTAAAACCGGAATGCTTCATGTTGAATCTCCTCGGTGCAAAGAGAAGCTGCTTATCGAACTTAAATCGAATCTTTTTTCTGTGGTTGAAGAAATCAACGTACATGCCCAAAG ATATGAAGTTTTGGGGTATGATAATGAGATCGACAATTGGTTCAGCAACGCAATTGGCCGACCTTGTTATTTATTACGATCTAGTTCCAGAAGTTGTATACGCTTGAACAGGAGCAAACACACGGGCATATGCAGAGACGTGAATACCAGATTAAACTTTGTTAATGAAGCTCAACTTTTATTGATATCTGAGGAAAGCGTATCTAACCTCAACCATAGATTAAAGTCAA GTAAAGAAGAAGGATCCATTGGATCACCTATGGAAGTGAATTCAATGAGATTTCGGCCCAATCTTGTTATATCTGGTGGTGACCCATATGTTGAAGATAGTTGGAGTAGTCTTAAGATTGGAAGCAATCACTTCACG TCATTGGGCGGTTGCAATCGTTGCCGGATGATAAATATGAATTTTGAAGCTGGCGAGTTACAGAAATCAAATGAGCCTCTAGCTACTTTAGCTGCATACAGGAGACACAAG GGGAAAATTCTCTTTGGAATTTTACTGAGGTATGAGCGCGGCGACAATTCTACCGTGGAAGAAATATCTTCATGGTTAAAAGTTGGACAGGAAGTTTATCCTAAAGTAGATTGA